The genomic DNA CAAAACCAAGTTCAATCGGTTTTTCGGTCCGCGTATAAACCGTGGAAGTGCTTGTTCCCTCGACGATGTTCACGAAGGCCTTGTAACCGAAGAAGGACCCGATCAGTGCGCCGATGAAGATTATGATGATGCTGAGGTGAACAACGTAGACACCCAGCCGGGAGTATGGGCTTTTCTGGGCGAAAAGATGATACTCGCCATTATGCTCGGTAACCACCGGCGCGGCGAATTCCGCCTTGAGAAACTCCGTAAGCTTCTGGCGCTGCGAAGCCAGGTCTCCCGACAGTTTCATCTCGTGAGTGAGCGAAAGGGACTTCTCGACCCCCTCGTCCATGACGAGAGTGGGCTCCGAAATCATCTTCCATACCCGCGGGAGCCGCTTGATCGAACATGCCACCAGGTTCACAGTCAGCAGATAGAGCAGGAGAATGAACCACCAGGAGTGGTACATGTCGAAGAAGCCAAGCTTCTCGTACACCTGCAATTTGGTCTGGCTGATGGAGTGTAGATACTCGGGAGGAGGAGTCCCCTGAGGGATGACCGTGCCGATGATCGACGTTGCGGCAAGACCGATGAGCAGAAAGATGGAGAGCTTGAGTGAACAGAAGAAATCCCACAGCGCCTGCAGAAAACCACCTTTGTTAGTTGTCAAACGTCTTCTCCTGAATGGAATGGGTGTGCCGCCAATGCAATTCTTCGGGATTATATATGACTTGCCCGAAAAAAAGAAATCGAAATTTAGCGAGGCGTGAAGCACCGGCTACTTTTGCCTCTACCGCCATCAGCTTTTCCTGCGAACATTGCTGAACGTCGGCCACAGACACCAGGCCGGCTCCGAAACTACCGACCGATGGCTTTCCGGCCGATATCCCTGCGATAGTGGGCACCGTCCCACTCGATAGCGACAACCCCCTGATAGGCTTTGTCGATGGCATCCTTTACCGTAGCTCCCCGCGCAGTGACCCCAAGCACCCGGCCGCCGTTGGTAAAGTACCGTCCACCCTTCTCGGTGGTTCCAGCGTGGAAAACCACAAGATCATCCATTGCCCCACCCCCGTCGAGTCCCCGGATTTCGTCACCTTTCCGGTATTCTCCGGGATATCCTCCGGCAGCCATCACGACACATACCGACGCTTCATCGTGCCATTCGAGCCGGACGTTGGAAATATCGCCTTCTGCCACCGCCAGGAGTACGGGGACGATGTCCGACTTTAGGCGCATGAGAAGCGGCTGACACTCCGGGTCTCCGAACCGGGCGTTGAATTCAAGAGTTTTTACGGATTCTCCGTCGATCATCAGACCCGCGTAAAGCACACCACGATAGGGCCGGCCTTCGGCGGCCATTCCGTCCACCGTTCGGCGCATCACTTCTGCCATCGCCTTTTCATGTATTGCAGGCGTCACCACCGGGGCCGGGGAGTAGGCCCCCATCCCACCTGTGTTGGGCCCCTGATCACCGTCGAAAACAGCTTTGTGATCCTGGGCGCTTGCCAGGGGAATGATATTCTTGCCATCGGTGAAGGCCAGAAAGGACGCCTCCTCGCCGCGAAGGAATTCCTCGATGACAACTTTTGCTCCGGCATCCCCGAACGCCGAACCGGACAGCATATCGGTAACAGCCTGCACCGCCTCGTCCCGGTCCTGCGCAATCACTACTCCCTTGCCGGCAGCAAGGCCGTCCGCCTTGATGACGATGGGAGTTCCGATTCGGTCGATAAAGGCCACGGCCGGGTCGACCTCCGTAAAGACCTCGTAGGCCGCAGTGGGCACCTGATATTTCTTCATCAGCTCTTTAGCGAAGGCCTTGCTCGCCTCTATGAACGCAGCGTTGCGCCTTGCTCCGAAAATCTTGAGGCCGTACTCTTCGAAAAGGTCCACAACACCCAGGGAAAGCGGGAGTTCCGGCCCCACAACCGTCAGGTCGATCTTCTGCCGCCGGGCAAAGTCGAGGAGTCCGGGCAGGTCGTCCACCCGAATGTCGACGTTTTCCCCGAGCCGGGCAGTACCCGGATTTCCCGGGGCGCAATATACTTTTTCGACGAGGGGGGACTGCGCGATTTTCCAGACAAGAGCATGCTCGCGTCCCCCGCTGCCGATAACCAAGACGTTCATCTTCATGTGCTCCCTCCTGCCGTTACCACGGCATGATCTATCATTGATCCTGAAATATTGGAGACTTCATAATTCCCAAACGGTTCAAGCGAAACTGAAACGCCGTCCGAAGGACGCCGAGGCCGTATATGACGCTGCGCTTGAAATTGATGGAAGAGGCATCCTCGAAATACTTTGTCGGACAACTCACCTCGCCGATGCGGTAGCCGAACCAGACAACCTGGGCTAGCATCTGGTTGTCGAAGACGAAATCGTCGGAGTTCCTGTCCAGCGGGAGCTTTTCGAGAATCTCCCGCGAGAAGGCGCGGTACCCAGTATGATATTCCGACAGCTTGTGTCCGAGCAGCAGATTCTCGACCAGTGTAAGAAAGCGGTTCGCCACATACTTGTATAGGGGCATGCCCCCTTCCAGGGCGCCTACACCGAGAATCCTGGACGCGAGAACCACGTCGAATTCTCCGTATGCGATCATGGCCGCCATGGCCGTAATCAGGCGGGGGGTATACTGGTAATCCGGATGGAGCATGATGACGATGTCGGCACCCGCATCCAGGGCGGCCCGATAGCAGGTCTTCTGGTTTCCGCCGTAACCCTTGTTACGCTCGTGGACGATAGTGGCGATACCGAGCCGGCGGGATACCCGGCTCGTATCGTCCCGGCTCGCATCATCCACAAGCAGCACATGGTCGACCACCTCGAAGGGGATTTCGTTATACGTCATTTCGAGGGTTTTGGCGGCGTTATAAGCGGGAAGCACCACCACTACTTTTTTGTCATTCAGCATAAACCACCTTCTTCGTCACCGCCGGATTCTAGTCCGCCTGCCGCAACTCGCCTTCCATCATGTCCAGTCTCTTCAGATTGTCGAGAGCATTGGCATCTTCCGGGTTCACCTGTAACGCTGCAAGAAATGCCTGCCTCGCCTCTTTGAACAGACGCTGTTCGGCGTATACCGCACCCAGGTTTGTCAGTATCTGCCAGTTCCGAGGCTCCAGCCTGAGCGCAGCACGCAGATCACCGGCTGCACTGTTGAGATCCCCGAGCTGGATGTGAACCAGTGCCCTGCTGCTGAAGGCTTCGGTTAGCTCCGGATTGAGATGCAGTGCGCGATTGAATGCAACAAGCGATTCCGCGAGTTGTCCCTGCTCAAGCAGTTTCTGCGCCCTGAAGTACTCACCGAAATACCCCCCCGGCGCATCGCGGATGACAGCATCACGGAAAGCGGCCTGGTCCTTCCAGTTGCCGGTTCTGACAAATGTCGCGCCAGCCGCTAAAAGCAGAATTAAGGCCGCCGCCCATTGCAAATACCGTCTGTTCCGTTCACCCAGCTCACTCACTCCTGCAGTCACGGCAAAAGCAATGCCTGCCATAGGGAGGTAGAGGTAGCGGTCAGCCATCGGTGCCGGCTGAATGATGGCAATCAGGCCGGAAACCGGCAGCAGTACCAGCAGAAACCAGACAAGTCCAAAGGCAGCCCGGGGCCGGCGATGCCAGGCGAAGCCTACTGCTGCAACGGCAGCAGCGACCACCGCCATCGGAACAAGGACAGACATGCTGCCCGCAATTTTCTGAACCGGCAAGTCGTAAAAGACCCGCAGATCGAATGGCAACAGCACATTGGCCATGTACCGCGCAACAAGCCCGGCACTGGTATAAACCCGCCATGCCGGCGGCACCGCCCCTGAGGATAGTTCCGTCAGAAACGAAAATCTCAGGGCCATGTAGATACCCACTGGCAGAACGTAGAGCAACAGGGGCAGAAGTCGCCCTCCACGCTCCTTTAGGACGAAAAACGCATACAGGAAAACAAGCAGGGGAAGGGTGATCCCCATCTCCTTGGTCAGGAGGGCCGCAAAGCACAGAAGGAGCGAGCCCCCCAGCGCGATGGTACTCCGCTTCTCCGCATATGCGAGGTATGCCCGGAAAGCACCAAGCATGAACATGGCACAGATGATGTCGCCGCGTGCAGTGATCCAGGAAACAGCCTCGGCCTGGACAGGATGCACTCCGAAAAGAAGCGCCCCTAACGTTGCCGCCCCTGTGTTTTGCCAGAGCCGGCGGGCAATGAAGAAGACGATGAGGGTCGCGCCAAGGTGAAGCAGGACGTTCACAAGGTGGAACCCTGCAGGATTGACTCCCCACAGGCGATGATCCAGCGCCAGCGAAAGAGTCAGCAGCGGCCGGTAGTAAGGGGTCGCATTCCCCAACAGGGTGGCCCCTGCAGATCCGAAGGCAACCTTGAAGACATCATCGTTCCATAGAGAGGATCGCTCCTTCAGGAGTTCAATGTCGTCGTAGACGAAATCCATCCATATGGTACGTGAAAACACGAGAAGGCATCCGAGTATGATGACGAACAGGGCAAGCGGAACCCCCCGCGGCTCCGCTCGTACCGCCGAGGGGGCTGTCCGGCCATTCCCCCCTTCAATGCATCCCTCGATCATCGTGCTCGGTACCGGACTCAACGTTCTCAGTGCCGGAAATGGCGCATGCCGGTAAAGACCATCGCAATGCCGTGCTCGTCGGCGGCGGCAATCACCTCTTCATCGCGCATGCTCCCACCCGGCTGGATGACTGCGGTTATACCCACGGAAGCGGCATTATCCAGCCCATCCCTGAAGGGGAAAAAAGCATCCGAAGCCATTACGGCACCGGCGACGGAAAGCCCCGCATGCTCAGCCTTGATGGCGGCGATGCGCGCCGAATTCACCCGGCTCATCTGCCCGGCGCCGACACCGATGGTCATTCCGTCCTTTCCGTAGACAATAGCATTCGACTTCACGTACTTGGATACCCGCCACGTGAAAAGGAGGTCCTCCAGTTCCTTGTCGGTGGGCGCCCGCTTCGTCACCACCTTGAGCGTGTCGAAGATCGCCAGGTCCGCATCCTGAACGAGAAGCCCCCCATTCACCCGCTTCAGGTCAAGGCGTGCTCCCGGCTCGGCCGGCCACTCGCCGCACTCAAGTAGACGTACGTTCTTTTTTGCCGCGACTATTTCCTGGGCCGACGGCGTCACCTTCGGAGCGATGATGACCTCGACGAACTGCCGGTCGACTATTGCCCGCGCCGTCTCCTCGTCAAGCTCGCGATTGAAGGCGATTATGCCGCCGAAAGCCGACTCGGGATCGGTGCTGTAGGCACGATTGTAAGCCTCGGTAAGATTTGCGCCGAGGGCTACGCCGCAGGGATTCGCGTGCTTCACGATGACGCAGGCAGGGCCTTCCCCGAACTGCTTGATGCACTCTAGAGCAGCATCGGTATCGGCGATGTTGTTGTAAGAAAGCTCCTTTCCCTGCAGTTGGCGCGCCGTAGCCACCGAAGCCTCTGTGACATTCTTCTCAACGTAAAATGCCGCGCTCTGGTGAGGGTTCTCCCCGTAGCGCATCTCCTGAGCCTTCCTGTACTGGAACGTCAGCGTTTCCGGATAGAGGGTGGAACCCTGACCGACCCTGGCGCCCAGCCAGTTGGAAATGGCTCCGTCGTAGGCGGCTGTGTGCTGGTAGACCTTCACTGCCAGAGCAAAGTTGGTCTCTTTCGAAACCGAACCGCCGCTAGCTTTCATCTCATCGAGAACCTTCCGGTAGTCGGTGTGATCAACGATTACGGTTACGTCGGCGTTGTTCTTTGCGGCTGAACGGAGCATCGTCGGACCGCCTATGTCTATGTTCTCGATGGCGTCCTCCAGGGTGCAATCCGGCTTCGCCACCGTCGCTTCGAACGGATAGAGGTTAACCACAACCATGTCTATGGGTTCGATGCCGTGCGCCTTCATGGTCGAAATATGTTCGGGATTGCTCCGCATGCCAAGGAGCCCCCCATGCACCTTCGGATGCAGGGTCTTCACTCTCCCGTCGAGCATTTCTGGAAACCCCGTGAAGTCCGAAACATCCTTGACCGTCAAGCCCGCGTCCCGCAATAGCTTTGCAGTCCCGCCGGTGGAAAGTATTTCGACCCCGTATCCTGCGAGTTCCCGGGCGAAGTCGACCAGACCCGTTTTGTCGGAAACGCTGATAAGCGCTCGTGTGATTTTAGCCATGTCTCGTTGCTCCTTGTTGTTATTGAATTCGCGACCGCCGGTGGCGGCAAGTATGAAAAGTGTGGAAACAACTTCGGACGACCTTTTTACCGGAAGAGGCTGCTTCCGTCAATTCCCCTTTTAGACAGCTTGTACCTCATGGCTGCAGAAAGATGCTGCATCGCGGTTGAATACCCGGTCGCGGCGGAGGGGTTGATGCAGATGCTAAGGAAAGTCCATCCGGGAAAGAAATTGCCGCTCGAACATCGGGTTCCCGGAGAGGGGGACAACGCGACAGGCGGCGGCAAGCCTCTCCAGCCGGTCCACCCCGAAAGGGTCGCAAAGTACCCGCTCCACGCCCGCAAGTGCCCCATCATCAAAAAAACGGGCGCGGCCGGCCATGCCTCGGCTGAAAATGCCGATCTCCTCAAGATGCTCCGGGAGCAGGTGAGAACCGAAAGAGCCGGTGACGACAACCTCTCCGACATCCTCAAGGGATATCCCCCCTTTTTCAGCCAGGACCTCCATCCCTGCCCTGACCGCAGACTTTGCAAGCTGCACTTGGCGAATATCTTCCTGCGTAAGGTAAATCAACCGTTCGGCATCATGATGGAGAATGAAAGCCCGCTCCCCATCGACCTCCCTTACCCGGACAGCCAGGTTGGAGGATATTTCCGACGGAGAAAGGAGCCGCCCGGTTGCGTCGATCACCCCCCATCGCCGCAGGCCCGCTACAGCCTCGATCACCGCCGATCCGCATACACCCTCCGGAGGCCCACCGCCGATGGTCTCGACGGAGACGCGATCTGCCGAGACGACAGCGCGTGAAATGGCTCCTCGCACCGCCGCCATGCCGCATTTGATGTTCCCCCCCTCGAACGCAGGGCCGGCGGCAACAGATGTGGCTGATATGCAGCCTTCCGTCGATAGAGCTATTTCACCGTTTGTACCAAGATCGAGGTATAGCCTGGGACACGTATTATCGACCCCCGCAGCGACAATGAACGCCAGAAGGTCTCCCCCGACGAACCCCCCGGGTAGCGGGAAGGCGAGTGCCTCGGCAGCAAGATTCCACCCGATCTCCTTCGTGCCGAAGTTACGCACCCGGGAAAAAAGGGGCCGGTACGGGATGCGCGCGAGCGAGTCCACCGGAAGCCCGAGAAGGAGGTGCTCCATTGCAGGATTGCCTGCAAAGGCAACTTTGCCGACAGCTCCACCTGGAGGGGTTTTACGGAGAAGATCATTCGCCAGACGCTCAAGTTCCCCGTTCACGAGCAGGGACAGATGCGCCACCATTTCGGGTGCTGAGCAGGCAGCCTCCAGACGGGTGACGATGTCACTGCCGAAGGTCCGTTGCGGGTTGAGGGCGCCGGCCGAAGAGATCCGCTCCCCGCTGCGCAGGTCCACCAGGGACGCGGCAAGGGTCGTGGTACCGATATCGAAGGCAAGACCGAACACGTTCAGAGAATTTCCACGCACCCTGCTCCCGCCTTGACGACTTCTCCGACGAGAGCGGCACTGCAGCCGCGTTCGGGAGCACAGGCCAGAAAAAGCTCGGCTCCTTTCGGCGGAAGCGCGATGAGAAGCCCCCCTGAGGTCTGGGGATCGAAGAAGGGAAGAAGTCGGTCCGGGTCCACCAGCGTTCTGGTGGAGGCCAGGTAATAGTCGCGGTTGCGGTAGCAGCCTGCCGGAACAAGCCCACTATCCACCAACTCAGGGACCCCCGGAATTAGT from Geobacter sp. DSM 9736 includes the following:
- the purH gene encoding bifunctional phosphoribosylaminoimidazolecarboxamide formyltransferase/IMP cyclohydrolase, which encodes MAKITRALISVSDKTGLVDFARELAGYGVEILSTGGTAKLLRDAGLTVKDVSDFTGFPEMLDGRVKTLHPKVHGGLLGMRSNPEHISTMKAHGIEPIDMVVVNLYPFEATVAKPDCTLEDAIENIDIGGPTMLRSAAKNNADVTVIVDHTDYRKVLDEMKASGGSVSKETNFALAVKVYQHTAAYDGAISNWLGARVGQGSTLYPETLTFQYRKAQEMRYGENPHQSAAFYVEKNVTEASVATARQLQGKELSYNNIADTDAALECIKQFGEGPACVIVKHANPCGVALGANLTEAYNRAYSTDPESAFGGIIAFNRELDEETARAIVDRQFVEVIIAPKVTPSAQEIVAAKKNVRLLECGEWPAEPGARLDLKRVNGGLLVQDADLAIFDTLKVVTKRAPTDKELEDLLFTWRVSKYVKSNAIVYGKDGMTIGVGAGQMSRVNSARIAAIKAEHAGLSVAGAVMASDAFFPFRDGLDNAASVGITAVIQPGGSMRDEEVIAAADEHGIAMVFTGMRHFRH
- a CDS encoding glycosyltransferase family 2 protein, with the translated sequence MLNDKKVVVVLPAYNAAKTLEMTYNEIPFEVVDHVLLVDDASRDDTSRVSRRLGIATIVHERNKGYGGNQKTCYRAALDAGADIVIMLHPDYQYTPRLITAMAAMIAYGEFDVVLASRILGVGALEGGMPLYKYVANRFLTLVENLLLGHKLSEYHTGYRAFSREILEKLPLDRNSDDFVFDNQMLAQVVWFGYRIGEVSCPTKYFEDASSINFKRSVIYGLGVLRTAFQFRLNRLGIMKSPIFQDQ
- a CDS encoding tetratricopeptide repeat protein — encoded protein: MIEGCIEGGNGRTAPSAVRAEPRGVPLALFVIILGCLLVFSRTIWMDFVYDDIELLKERSSLWNDDVFKVAFGSAGATLLGNATPYYRPLLTLSLALDHRLWGVNPAGFHLVNVLLHLGATLIVFFIARRLWQNTGAATLGALLFGVHPVQAEAVSWITARGDIICAMFMLGAFRAYLAYAEKRSTIALGGSLLLCFAALLTKEMGITLPLLVFLYAFFVLKERGGRLLPLLLYVLPVGIYMALRFSFLTELSSGAVPPAWRVYTSAGLVARYMANVLLPFDLRVFYDLPVQKIAGSMSVLVPMAVVAAAVAAVGFAWHRRPRAAFGLVWFLLVLLPVSGLIAIIQPAPMADRYLYLPMAGIAFAVTAGVSELGERNRRYLQWAAALILLLAAGATFVRTGNWKDQAAFRDAVIRDAPGGYFGEYFRAQKLLEQGQLAESLVAFNRALHLNPELTEAFSSRALVHIQLGDLNSAAGDLRAALRLEPRNWQILTNLGAVYAEQRLFKEARQAFLAALQVNPEDANALDNLKRLDMMEGELRQAD
- the purD gene encoding phosphoribosylamine--glycine ligase — encoded protein: MNVLVIGSGGREHALVWKIAQSPLVEKVYCAPGNPGTARLGENVDIRVDDLPGLLDFARRQKIDLTVVGPELPLSLGVVDLFEEYGLKIFGARRNAAFIEASKAFAKELMKKYQVPTAAYEVFTEVDPAVAFIDRIGTPIVIKADGLAAGKGVVIAQDRDEAVQAVTDMLSGSAFGDAGAKVVIEEFLRGEEASFLAFTDGKNIIPLASAQDHKAVFDGDQGPNTGGMGAYSPAPVVTPAIHEKAMAEVMRRTVDGMAAEGRPYRGVLYAGLMIDGESVKTLEFNARFGDPECQPLLMRLKSDIVPVLLAVAEGDISNVRLEWHDEASVCVVMAAGGYPGEYRKGDEIRGLDGGGAMDDLVVFHAGTTEKGGRYFTNGGRVLGVTARGATVKDAIDKAYQGVVAIEWDGAHYRRDIGRKAIGR
- a CDS encoding ASKHA domain-containing protein, producing MRGNSLNVFGLAFDIGTTTLAASLVDLRSGERISSAGALNPQRTFGSDIVTRLEAACSAPEMVAHLSLLVNGELERLANDLLRKTPPGGAVGKVAFAGNPAMEHLLLGLPVDSLARIPYRPLFSRVRNFGTKEIGWNLAAEALAFPLPGGFVGGDLLAFIVAAGVDNTCPRLYLDLGTNGEIALSTEGCISATSVAAGPAFEGGNIKCGMAAVRGAISRAVVSADRVSVETIGGGPPEGVCGSAVIEAVAGLRRWGVIDATGRLLSPSEISSNLAVRVREVDGERAFILHHDAERLIYLTQEDIRQVQLAKSAVRAGMEVLAEKGGISLEDVGEVVVTGSFGSHLLPEHLEEIGIFSRGMAGRARFFDDGALAGVERVLCDPFGVDRLERLAAACRVVPLSGNPMFERQFLSRMDFP